One Microlunatus soli genomic window carries:
- a CDS encoding MmcQ/YjbR family DNA-binding protein, producing MGVRELSLLKLLDQLPGVTRHETTNYTSFKVQGRTFGYLWPRTQTVGLKQPLAEQLALVAERPDVFEVQFTAGQFGWVVVRLAGIDRRELAELTFEAWRLTASPELVEQRADRLPR from the coding sequence GTGGGTGTCCGCGAATTGTCGTTGCTGAAACTGCTCGACCAGCTTCCCGGTGTGACTCGGCACGAGACGACCAACTACACCTCCTTCAAGGTGCAGGGGCGGACCTTCGGTTACCTGTGGCCGCGCACCCAGACGGTCGGGCTCAAACAACCGCTGGCCGAGCAGCTGGCGCTGGTCGCCGAGCGGCCGGACGTCTTCGAGGTGCAGTTCACGGCGGGCCAGTTCGGCTGGGTCGTGGTCCGGCTGGCCGGGATCGATCGTCGCGAACTCGCCGAGCTGACGTTCGAGGCGTGGCGGCTGACCGCGTCGCCGGAGCTGGTCGAGCAGCGCGCCGACCGGTTGCCGCGGTGA
- a CDS encoding DUF1707 and DUF4870 domain-containing protein has translation MSASFEHPSLRTPVTTEQRDRAAEHLQTAYAEGRITEDEFERRIGQVLGAQNRKELNDAFYGLVEVPPATTSYSPATYGTAPYGGQSNYPARRQEGSTGGALAHFSGLFTGMIIGPGIGYAISKPGSQTRKEAAKAFNFQLISLIGLIVGGTLAAVTDWGIINFLVGLGSLAWFILTIVGGVKAAQGEDWTNPVKKVIKLDVLPEK, from the coding sequence ATGAGCGCCAGTTTTGAGCACCCCAGCCTGCGAACCCCGGTGACCACCGAGCAGCGCGACCGCGCCGCCGAGCACCTGCAGACCGCCTACGCCGAGGGCAGGATCACCGAGGACGAATTCGAGCGTCGGATCGGCCAGGTCCTCGGCGCGCAGAACCGCAAGGAACTCAACGACGCCTTCTACGGACTGGTCGAGGTGCCGCCAGCCACCACCAGCTACTCGCCGGCGACCTACGGCACCGCGCCGTACGGTGGTCAGAGCAACTATCCGGCGCGCCGCCAGGAAGGCAGCACCGGGGGAGCGCTGGCCCACTTCAGCGGGCTGTTCACCGGCATGATCATCGGTCCCGGCATCGGCTACGCGATCTCCAAACCGGGCAGCCAGACCCGCAAGGAGGCCGCCAAGGCGTTCAACTTCCAGCTGATCAGCCTGATCGGCCTGATCGTCGGCGGCACCCTGGCGGCGGTCACCGACTGGGGCATCATCAACTTCCTGGTCGGCCTGGGCAGCCTGGCCTGGTTCATCCTGACCATCGTCGGCGGTGTGAAGGCCGCTCAGGGCGAGGACTGGACCAACCCGGTGAAGAAGGTCATCAAGCTGGACGTGCTGCCGGAGAAGTGA
- a CDS encoding class I SAM-dependent DNA methyltransferase, which produces MSDQSDLSTILAAGDDPADGWFPESVAADYDNPGGANEAATIMAAVDVLEALADGGPALEFAVGTGRIAAPLADRGVTVSGIELSRAMAERVAAKPGGDRVDVTIGDMTSTRVPGDFSLAFLVFNTISNVTSQDGQVDVFCNAAAHLRPGGLFVIEVGVPGLRQLPPGQDTVPFTVAPNADRGGYVGFDQYDVVTQQFTSNHVSVTADGAGRFYRIPFRYAWPAEMDLMARIAGMRLKHRWSGWDRAEFTADSTSHVSVWQKD; this is translated from the coding sequence GTGAGCGATCAGTCCGACCTGTCCACCATCCTGGCCGCCGGTGACGATCCCGCCGACGGGTGGTTCCCCGAGAGCGTTGCGGCCGACTACGACAATCCCGGCGGCGCCAATGAGGCCGCAACGATCATGGCGGCGGTCGACGTCCTGGAGGCGTTGGCCGACGGCGGGCCGGCGCTGGAGTTCGCGGTCGGCACCGGCCGGATCGCTGCACCGCTGGCCGACCGCGGCGTCACCGTCAGCGGTATCGAGCTGAGTCGGGCGATGGCGGAGCGGGTCGCCGCCAAACCCGGCGGCGATCGGGTCGACGTCACGATCGGCGACATGACCAGCACCCGGGTGCCCGGCGACTTCTCGCTGGCCTTCCTGGTCTTCAACACGATCAGCAATGTGACCAGCCAGGACGGGCAGGTCGACGTGTTCTGCAATGCGGCGGCGCATCTGCGTCCGGGCGGTCTGTTCGTGATCGAGGTCGGAGTGCCCGGGCTCCGGCAGTTGCCGCCCGGGCAGGACACGGTGCCGTTCACGGTCGCGCCGAACGCCGACCGTGGCGGTTATGTCGGTTTCGATCAGTACGACGTCGTGACCCAGCAGTTCACGTCCAACCACGTCAGCGTCACCGCGGACGGCGCGGGCCGCTTCTACCGGATCCCGTTCCGCTACGCGTGGCCGGCGGAGATGGATCTGATGGCACGGATCGCCGGGATGCGGCTGAAGCACCGCTGGTCCGGCTGGGATCGTGCGGAGTTCACCGCCGACAGCACCAGCCACGTCTCGGTCTGGCAGAAGGACTGA
- a CDS encoding FKBP-type peptidyl-prolyl cis-trans isomerase: MTEKPEVDFPDGPPPADLQVTDLTVGDGAEATKGSTVSVHYVGVAYSTGDEFDASYNRGTPLEFPLGAGYVISGWDQGVAGMKVGGRRQLVIPPHLGYGDRGAGGAIKGGETLIFVVDLVDVK; this comes from the coding sequence ATGACCGAAAAACCAGAAGTTGACTTCCCCGACGGCCCGCCGCCCGCCGACCTGCAGGTCACCGACCTGACCGTTGGTGACGGCGCGGAGGCGACCAAGGGCAGCACCGTGTCGGTGCACTACGTCGGTGTCGCCTACAGCACCGGCGACGAGTTCGACGCCAGCTACAACCGCGGTACGCCGCTGGAGTTCCCGCTGGGCGCCGGTTACGTGATCTCCGGCTGGGATCAGGGCGTCGCAGGGATGAAGGTCGGCGGTCGCCGGCAGCTGGTCATCCCACCCCATCTCGGGTACGGCGACCGTGGCGCCGGCGGTGCCATCAAGGGCGGCGAGACGCTGATCTTCGTGGTCGATCTGGTGGACGTGAAGTAG
- a CDS encoding YqgE/AlgH family protein: MSGSTGSGTGPRAGSLLVASVQLGDGVFNQSVVLILDSDADGALGVILNEISQTPLDAVLPDWVNAVSGPQYLFHGGPVSPNGAICLASVADPSEEPPGWRRMFSGVGLLHLDTPIEIVRGAYRDLRIFAGYAGWSPGQLEGEIAEGMWHIVPATYADVFSSRPLDLWRDVLRRQGDELAYFSTWTEDPELN; the protein is encoded by the coding sequence GTGAGCGGCAGCACAGGATCGGGTACCGGGCCGAGGGCGGGCTCGCTGTTGGTCGCGAGCGTGCAGCTCGGCGACGGCGTGTTCAACCAGTCGGTCGTGTTGATCTTGGACTCCGACGCCGACGGGGCGCTCGGGGTGATCTTGAACGAGATCTCCCAGACCCCGTTGGACGCCGTCCTCCCGGACTGGGTGAATGCCGTCTCGGGGCCGCAGTATCTCTTCCACGGTGGGCCGGTCTCGCCCAACGGCGCGATCTGTCTGGCCAGTGTGGCCGACCCGTCCGAGGAACCTCCCGGCTGGCGACGGATGTTCTCCGGGGTCGGCCTGCTGCATCTGGACACACCGATCGAGATCGTCCGCGGCGCCTACCGCGATCTGCGGATCTTCGCCGGCTATGCCGGCTGGTCACCGGGCCAGTTGGAGGGCGAGATCGCCGAAGGGATGTGGCACATCGTGCCCGCCACCTACGCCGACGTGTTCTCCTCCCGGCCGTTGGACCTGTGGCGCGACGTGCTCCGCCGGCAGGGTGACGAACTGGCCTACTTCTCCACCTGGACAGAGGATCCGGAGCTCAACTGA
- a CDS encoding response regulator, whose amino-acid sequence MTAPGLPTVLLVDDEPALVKALSINLRARHWEVITSADGAGALDAAAKHRLDVVVLDLGLPDLDGIEVIEGIRGWSRVPIIVLSARHDSEEKVAALDAGADDYVTKPFGMDELLARLRAMVRRAQPADDSDEAVVESGALRIDLARKKVSRNGADVRLTPTEWHLLEVLVRNRGKLVSPQQLLGEVWGPGYRTETNYLRVYSAQLRRKLEDDPSHPRHLITEPGMGYRFES is encoded by the coding sequence ATGACGGCACCGGGCCTGCCGACGGTGCTGCTCGTCGACGACGAGCCCGCCCTGGTCAAGGCGTTGTCGATCAATCTGCGGGCACGGCACTGGGAGGTGATCACCTCCGCCGACGGTGCCGGCGCGCTGGATGCCGCGGCCAAGCACCGGCTGGATGTCGTGGTGCTCGATCTCGGGCTGCCGGATCTGGACGGTATCGAGGTGATCGAAGGGATCCGCGGCTGGTCCCGGGTGCCGATCATCGTGTTGTCGGCCCGGCACGATTCGGAGGAGAAGGTCGCCGCGTTGGATGCCGGCGCCGACGACTACGTCACCAAACCGTTCGGGATGGACGAACTGTTGGCCCGACTGCGGGCGATGGTACGACGTGCCCAACCCGCCGACGACAGCGACGAAGCCGTCGTCGAGTCCGGTGCGTTGCGGATCGACCTGGCGCGCAAGAAGGTGAGCCGCAACGGTGCCGATGTCCGCTTGACGCCGACCGAATGGCACCTGTTGGAGGTGCTGGTCCGCAACCGCGGCAAGCTGGTGTCACCGCAGCAATTGCTCGGCGAGGTCTGGGGACCGGGCTACCGCACCGAGACCAACTATCTGCGGGTCTACTCCGCTCAACTGCGACGCAAACTGGAGGACGACCCGTCGCATCCGCGCCATCTGATCACCGAGCCCGGCATGGGCTACCGGTTCGAGAGCTGA
- a CDS encoding LacI family DNA-binding transcriptional regulator, producing MARVTIDDLAARLGLSRASVSYALNGRPGVGDETRMRVTALAAELGWQPSVSARSLSRRRADAYGIVLNRQPEDLGSEPYYMGLLSGIESALSETGVSLMIRFVADQDSEAAVYRTWNAEGRVDGVLLTDLRTDDPRPALLDELTLTYLVHGGRRAADGWNFDQATDAATLVDHLAELGHRRIVHISGPPDLLHETERRRAVREIGGRRGMEVITVQGDYTFDGSRELTGSLLEDRRRPTAIIYSNDLMAVGGSIALRSATEPIAVLSWDDSLLCRTASPSITALQRDPYGAGRFSAERLIKLVEEDDHSELLPRSRSALIIRESSLRQTP from the coding sequence ATGGCGCGCGTCACGATCGATGATCTGGCAGCCCGACTCGGGCTCTCCAGAGCGTCGGTGTCCTATGCCCTGAACGGCCGCCCCGGGGTCGGCGACGAGACCCGGATGCGGGTCACCGCGCTGGCCGCCGAGCTGGGCTGGCAGCCCAGTGTCAGCGCTCGATCATTGTCTCGACGACGGGCCGACGCCTACGGGATCGTGCTCAACCGGCAGCCCGAGGACCTCGGCTCCGAGCCGTACTACATGGGGTTGCTGTCCGGTATCGAGTCGGCACTGTCCGAGACCGGCGTCAGCCTGATGATCAGGTTCGTCGCCGACCAGGACAGTGAGGCCGCGGTCTACCGCACCTGGAACGCCGAGGGCCGGGTCGACGGCGTGTTGCTGACCGACCTGCGCACCGACGACCCGCGCCCGGCCCTGCTGGACGAGCTGACCCTGACCTATCTGGTGCACGGCGGTCGTCGGGCCGCCGACGGCTGGAACTTCGACCAGGCCACCGATGCGGCGACCCTGGTCGATCATCTGGCCGAGCTGGGTCACCGCAGGATCGTCCACATCAGCGGACCACCCGATCTGCTGCACGAGACCGAGCGTCGGCGAGCCGTCCGGGAGATCGGCGGACGCCGTGGGATGGAGGTGATCACCGTCCAGGGTGACTACACCTTCGACGGGTCCCGCGAGCTGACCGGTTCGCTCCTGGAGGACCGGCGGCGTCCCACGGCGATCATCTACTCCAACGACCTGATGGCCGTCGGCGGCAGCATCGCGCTGCGTTCGGCGACCGAGCCGATCGCCGTCCTGTCCTGGGACGACTCACTGCTCTGCCGCACCGCGTCGCCGTCGATCACTGCCCTGCAACGAGATCCGTACGGCGCCGGCCGGTTCAGCGCCGAACGGTTGATCAAGCTCGTCGAAGAAGATGATCATTCCGAATTGTTGCCGCGGTCCCGCAGTGCACTGATCATCCGGGAGTCCAGCCTGCGTCAGACGCCGTGA
- a CDS encoding DUF2207 domain-containing protein, protein MDLAVGSSRRPVAGRPGSAARAVRRIVRLLAAVAAAVLISLTSTTAQADTSDAISDLAIEYSVRPSGVLHVREVFDWEFGCCETKHGIQRELITREPDADHPDQDIVYTISNVTASSPDDVSTMITEKQIGRESDRRRSTVYRIGDPDRGIYSDNVTYVLEYDVAGALRHFDDHDELYWDVTGSGNPRIERLSVRAEVPGGAQQVTCFAGPIGSTRACDKTAIGGDHSARFGHRDLAAGENVTIGVRVDPGLIADNKPHLVAKASVIGPRSVGATLLALLVTIGAPVLGMRLVKRWLTDDRYLDLPPGSVPSSGAEPRVGADPGVEVPVAFTPPDIPVAEAARLAENRTDERITAATIVELAAAGVLTVERSPRSRGDEDDTDVPSDDQDGDDQDGDDQDGDDQTQDDGDADASDDLTYKLQLVGGPLSDGQPAGHRLTPAQSRFCTDVFGDNQRAELTPGTLERSHLRLTHATEKAVQERGWFAPRRDAPGTIAFGLICVGCAGLIAACWLGGLAGGGGVVAMIMLFAVASLVITLALVVPKIKRGKRSASGRAMLDQVEGFREYLSTAEAEQVKFEDGQDIFSRYLPWAIIFGLATRWQQVCQRLVELGRLPDRSPDWYASPGDSTFAQFPTITLTSTINSSLHPPPPAASGSGWSGGSGYSGGGFGSSGSSFSGGGFSGGGGGGGGSSSW, encoded by the coding sequence ATGGACCTCGCCGTCGGGTCATCGCGCCGGCCGGTGGCCGGTCGACCGGGCAGCGCCGCACGGGCGGTGCGGCGGATCGTCCGGCTGCTGGCCGCGGTGGCAGCAGCGGTGCTGATCTCGCTGACCAGCACGACGGCCCAGGCCGACACCTCCGATGCGATCAGCGATCTGGCGATCGAATACAGCGTGCGGCCGTCGGGCGTACTGCATGTGCGCGAAGTGTTCGACTGGGAGTTCGGCTGCTGCGAGACCAAACACGGCATCCAGCGGGAGTTGATCACCCGCGAACCCGACGCCGACCACCCGGATCAGGACATCGTCTACACGATCAGCAATGTCACCGCGTCCAGCCCCGACGACGTCTCCACCATGATCACCGAGAAGCAGATCGGACGGGAATCGGACCGGCGACGCAGCACGGTCTACCGGATCGGTGACCCGGATCGCGGGATCTACTCCGACAACGTGACCTACGTCCTGGAGTACGACGTCGCCGGCGCGCTGCGGCACTTCGATGATCACGACGAGCTCTACTGGGATGTGACCGGGTCGGGCAATCCGCGCATCGAGCGGTTGTCGGTCCGAGCCGAGGTCCCGGGTGGCGCGCAACAGGTCACCTGCTTCGCCGGGCCGATCGGCAGTACGCGGGCCTGTGACAAGACCGCGATCGGCGGCGACCACAGCGCCCGGTTCGGTCATCGGGACCTGGCCGCCGGCGAGAATGTCACGATCGGTGTCCGGGTCGATCCGGGACTGATCGCGGACAACAAGCCGCACCTGGTGGCCAAGGCGTCGGTGATCGGACCGCGGAGCGTCGGCGCGACGCTGCTGGCTCTGCTGGTGACGATCGGCGCGCCGGTGCTGGGGATGCGACTGGTCAAGCGCTGGCTGACCGACGACCGCTACCTCGATCTGCCGCCCGGCAGCGTTCCTTCATCCGGCGCCGAACCCCGGGTCGGGGCTGATCCCGGTGTCGAGGTGCCGGTCGCGTTCACCCCGCCCGACATCCCAGTCGCCGAGGCGGCGCGGCTCGCGGAGAACCGGACCGACGAACGGATCACAGCGGCCACCATCGTCGAGTTGGCTGCTGCCGGTGTTCTCACCGTCGAACGCAGTCCGCGCAGCCGCGGCGACGAGGACGACACCGATGTCCCGTCCGATGATCAAGACGGCGATGATCAAGACGGCGATGATCAAGACGGCGATGATCAGACCCAGGACGACGGTGATGCCGACGCGAGCGACGATCTGACCTACAAACTGCAGCTTGTCGGCGGCCCGCTGTCCGACGGCCAGCCTGCCGGACACCGGCTGACACCGGCGCAATCGCGCTTCTGCACCGACGTCTTCGGTGACAACCAGCGAGCGGAACTGACTCCCGGCACCCTGGAGAGATCCCACCTGAGGCTGACGCATGCCACCGAGAAGGCGGTGCAGGAGCGTGGCTGGTTCGCCCCCCGACGTGATGCGCCGGGCACGATCGCGTTCGGTCTGATCTGCGTGGGTTGTGCCGGGCTGATCGCCGCGTGTTGGCTCGGCGGCCTCGCCGGAGGCGGCGGGGTGGTGGCGATGATCATGTTGTTCGCCGTCGCGTCCTTGGTCATCACGCTCGCCCTCGTCGTCCCGAAGATCAAACGCGGTAAGCGTTCTGCGTCCGGCCGGGCGATGCTCGACCAGGTGGAAGGATTCCGCGAATACCTGTCCACGGCCGAGGCCGAACAGGTGAAATTCGAGGACGGGCAGGACATCTTCTCCCGCTACCTGCCGTGGGCGATCATCTTCGGCCTGGCGACCCGCTGGCAGCAGGTGTGCCAGCGTCTGGTCGAGTTGGGCCGGCTGCCCGATCGGTCCCCGGACTGGTACGCGAGCCCCGGCGACAGCACCTTCGCCCAGTTCCCCACCATCACCCTGACCAGCACGATCAACAGCTCGCTGCACCCTCCGCCGCCGGCAGCGTCCGGGTCTGGCTGGTCCGGCGGGTCGGGCTACAGCGGCGGCGGCTTCGGCTCGAGCGGCAGTTCGTTCTCCGGCGGCGGCTTCTCCGGAGGAGGCGGTGGCGGTGGCGGCTCATCGAGTTGGTGA
- a CDS encoding NAD(P)-binding domain-containing protein, with product MSSVVIGAGQAGLSASYHLQRLGIEHVVLDADDAPGGAWQHRWDALTMRDVHRVAELPDNPPPVHDGRRANQAVPASFGDYERRHRLPVLRPVRVTRVTDSDGLLIVHADDADRPTRTIVNATGTWTHPFIPHYPGMETFVGEQLHTVDYPGPEHFRGKRVLVVGGGASAVQFIGALAPITDTLWVTRREPVWRTDDFTPEAGRAAVALVEQRVARGLPPASVVSVTGLALRDQERAAERLGAYDRRRPMFSSIEPDGVRWPDGSFEFVDVILWATGFRPAVAHLAPLQLRGPGGGIQLDNHGRGTAAVRDPRVQLVGYGPSASTIGANRAGRVAARGVARYLTDHAEIPDRALSNAVG from the coding sequence ATGTCGAGTGTGGTGATCGGGGCCGGGCAGGCCGGGTTGTCGGCGTCGTACCACCTGCAGCGGTTGGGGATCGAGCACGTCGTCCTGGACGCCGACGATGCACCGGGCGGGGCGTGGCAGCATCGGTGGGATGCCTTGACGATGCGCGACGTGCATCGGGTCGCCGAACTGCCGGACAACCCGCCGCCCGTGCATGACGGGCGGCGCGCCAACCAGGCCGTTCCGGCATCGTTCGGGGACTACGAGCGGCGTCATCGGCTGCCCGTGCTGCGGCCGGTCCGGGTCACCCGGGTCACCGACTCCGACGGATTGCTGATCGTGCACGCCGACGACGCCGATCGTCCGACCCGGACGATCGTGAACGCCACCGGCACCTGGACCCACCCGTTCATCCCGCACTATCCGGGGATGGAGACCTTCGTCGGCGAACAACTGCACACCGTGGACTACCCGGGCCCGGAGCACTTCCGCGGCAAGCGGGTGCTGGTCGTCGGCGGTGGCGCCTCGGCCGTGCAGTTCATCGGCGCGTTGGCGCCGATCACCGACACGCTGTGGGTCACCCGGCGCGAACCGGTCTGGCGGACCGACGACTTCACTCCGGAAGCCGGCCGGGCCGCCGTCGCGTTGGTCGAGCAACGAGTCGCCCGCGGACTGCCACCGGCCAGCGTGGTCAGCGTCACCGGGCTGGCACTGCGGGACCAGGAGCGGGCCGCCGAACGGCTCGGCGCCTACGACCGCCGACGCCCGATGTTCTCCTCGATCGAGCCGGACGGCGTCCGTTGGCCGGACGGCAGCTTCGAGTTCGTCGACGTGATCCTGTGGGCGACCGGTTTCCGTCCCGCCGTCGCCCACCTGGCGCCGCTGCAGTTGCGGGGACCCGGCGGCGGCATCCAGCTCGACAACCACGGCCGCGGCACCGCCGCCGTCCGCGATCCGCGCGTCCAGTTGGTCGGCTACGGCCCGTCGGCAAGCACCATCGGCGCGAACCGTGCCGGCCGGGTCGCCGCCCGCGGAGTCGCCCGCTATCTGACCGATCATGCCGAGATCCCCGATCGAGCACTGAGTAACGCCGTCGGCTGA
- a CDS encoding LysE family translocator, with protein MSGTHLLTFLATVIVIVAIPGPSVLFTISRALTYGRRTALLGVVGNAVGCLLQVAAVSAGLGVLIVRAAEVVTVLRFAGAGYLIFLGVQAIRHRGRLAAALAGGIEPVRPLRALADGLLVGATNPKMIVFLIVFLIVALPQVTEPAAGIPLPVQMAVAGTLVPLVAVLMDSTWALAAGTVRGWFTRSPRRMSAIGGAGGLAVIGVGVSVAVTGRNG; from the coding sequence ATGTCCGGTACTCATCTGCTGACCTTCCTGGCAACGGTGATCGTGATCGTCGCGATTCCCGGGCCGTCCGTCCTGTTCACGATCAGCCGGGCACTGACCTACGGTCGGCGTACGGCGCTGCTCGGCGTCGTCGGCAACGCCGTCGGTTGCCTGCTCCAGGTGGCTGCGGTCTCCGCCGGTCTCGGAGTCCTGATCGTCCGCGCCGCGGAGGTCGTCACGGTGCTCCGGTTCGCCGGCGCCGGCTACCTGATCTTCCTCGGTGTGCAGGCGATCCGACACCGTGGCCGGCTGGCGGCGGCGTTGGCCGGCGGCATCGAACCGGTCCGTCCGCTGCGTGCCCTCGCCGACGGGTTATTGGTCGGCGCGACCAATCCGAAGATGATCGTCTTCCTGATCGTCTTCCTGATCGTCGCGCTGCCTCAGGTCACCGAACCCGCGGCCGGCATCCCGCTGCCGGTGCAGATGGCGGTCGCCGGCACCCTCGTGCCGCTGGTGGCGGTTCTGATGGATTCGACCTGGGCACTGGCCGCCGGCACGGTCCGCGGTTGGTTCACCCGGTCGCCGCGGCGGATGTCGGCGATCGGCGGAGCCGGCGGTCTGGCCGTGATCGGGGTCGGCGTCAGTGTTGCGGTCACCGGCCGCAACGGTTGA
- a CDS encoding GNAT family N-acetyltransferase, with the protein MYELRFTPDAAGFLATAGDRLARQPVLSTVIATIADRAVAEDAEGIQRDPDRPWWFVTIVDHVGLVDHARDVDHDGEIVGTAMRTAPGPDHALWVTEMPPEAAVQLAHALHDRGEFAGAMNGSLPATRLMAEESARLWGKRAEIRSHTRLYELDTLTPPVGVGGTLRAAVPADLELLNNWLTIFGAEAAEQGDRPAPELVEHDRDETSRRIRDGRLWVWEVDGRPVHVTGANLPSLGVARIGPVLTPKEYRGHGYAAAAVAGVSRRLLDLDARVCLFTDQANPVSNKLYQRLGYRPVVDMANFGLS; encoded by the coding sequence ATGTACGAGCTGAGGTTCACCCCGGACGCCGCCGGCTTCCTGGCCACAGCGGGAGATCGGCTTGCCCGACAGCCGGTGCTCAGCACGGTGATCGCCACGATCGCCGACCGAGCCGTAGCCGAGGACGCCGAGGGCATCCAGCGCGATCCCGACCGGCCCTGGTGGTTCGTCACGATCGTTGATCATGTCGGGCTTGTTGATCATGCCCGAGATGTTGATCATGATGGCGAGATCGTCGGCACCGCGATGCGGACCGCTCCGGGTCCGGACCATGCGCTGTGGGTGACCGAGATGCCGCCCGAGGCCGCGGTCCAGCTGGCCCACGCGCTGCATGATCGCGGCGAGTTCGCGGGCGCGATGAACGGGTCGCTGCCGGCCACCCGACTGATGGCCGAGGAGAGCGCCCGACTGTGGGGCAAGCGCGCGGAGATCCGTTCCCACACACGACTGTACGAGCTCGACACCCTGACTCCGCCGGTCGGTGTCGGCGGCACTCTGCGGGCCGCGGTGCCCGCTGATCTCGAGCTGCTGAACAACTGGCTGACGATCTTCGGCGCCGAGGCGGCCGAGCAGGGGGACCGGCCGGCACCGGAGCTGGTCGAGCATGATCGGGACGAGACGAGCCGCCGGATCAGGGACGGGCGGCTCTGGGTCTGGGAGGTCGACGGCCGACCGGTGCACGTGACCGGGGCCAACCTGCCGAGCCTGGGGGTCGCCAGGATCGGGCCGGTGCTGACACCGAAGGAATACCGCGGCCATGGCTACGCCGCCGCCGCGGTTGCCGGTGTCTCTCGCCGACTGCTCGACCTCGACGCGCGGGTCTGCCTGTTCACCGATCAGGCCAACCCGGTCTCCAACAAGCTGTATCAACGGCTCGGCTACCGCCCGGTCGTCGACATGGCCAACTTCGGCCTGAGCTGA
- a CDS encoding NAD-dependent malic enzyme translates to MSAVPSVSYSITVRLEVPAGGASVSGLTTAVEQAGGTITALDVTASGHERLRIDVTCAARDTDHADELVEVMRQVPGVTIGKVSDRVFLAHIGGKIAMNSKRPIRNRDDLSMVYTPGVARVSSAIAKNPEDARRLTIKRNTVAVITDGSAVLGLGNVGPYAALPVMEGKAALFKRFADIDAWPLCLDTQDTEEIIAVAKAVAPGFAGINLEDISAPRCFEIEARLREQLDIPVFHDDQHGTAICVLAALINALRVVEKQIESVRIVMSGAGAAGTAIIKLLLAAGATNLVVADVDGVVRTDRPGISGQLEWIAEHTNKLDFGGTLKEAVAGADVFIGVSAPGVLTGDDVATMADNSIVFALANPDPEVDPAEASQHAAVVATGRSDFPNQINNVLAFPGVFRGLLDAQSAEVTTPMLVAAAHALAGVVTDEELNAAYITPSVFHSDVHTAVAAAVRTAAGGPAELPKDTEVE, encoded by the coding sequence GTGAGCGCTGTCCCATCGGTTTCCTACTCCATCACCGTCCGCCTGGAGGTGCCAGCTGGTGGCGCCTCGGTGAGCGGGCTGACAACAGCGGTCGAGCAGGCCGGTGGCACCATCACCGCCCTCGACGTGACCGCATCCGGCCACGAGCGGCTGCGCATCGACGTGACCTGCGCGGCCCGCGACACCGATCACGCCGACGAGCTGGTCGAGGTGATGCGTCAGGTCCCGGGTGTCACGATCGGCAAGGTCAGCGACCGGGTCTTCCTGGCCCACATCGGCGGCAAGATCGCGATGAACAGCAAGCGCCCGATCCGCAACCGTGACGACCTGTCGATGGTCTACACCCCGGGCGTGGCCAGGGTGTCGTCGGCGATCGCGAAGAATCCCGAGGACGCCCGCCGGCTGACGATCAAGCGCAACACGGTTGCGGTGATCACCGACGGCTCCGCGGTGCTCGGACTGGGCAACGTCGGACCGTACGCCGCACTGCCGGTGATGGAGGGCAAGGCCGCGTTGTTCAAGCGGTTCGCCGACATCGACGCCTGGCCGCTGTGCCTGGACACCCAGGACACCGAGGAGATCATCGCCGTGGCGAAGGCGGTCGCGCCGGGATTCGCCGGGATCAACCTGGAGGACATCTCCGCGCCGCGCTGTTTCGAGATCGAGGCCCGGCTGCGCGAACAGCTGGACATCCCGGTCTTCCACGATGATCAACACGGCACCGCGATCTGCGTGCTGGCGGCGTTGATCAACGCCCTCCGGGTGGTGGAGAAGCAGATCGAGTCGGTGCGGATCGTGATGTCCGGGGCGGGAGCCGCCGGGACCGCGATCATCAAGCTGCTGCTGGCCGCCGGCGCCACCAATCTGGTGGTCGCCGACGTCGACGGAGTGGTCCGCACCGATCGGCCGGGGATCTCCGGACAGCTGGAATGGATCGCCGAACACACCAACAAGCTGGACTTCGGCGGCACCCTGAAGGAAGCCGTCGCGGGCGCCGACGTGTTCATCGGTGTCTCGGCCCCCGGAGTGCTGACCGGCGACGACGTGGCGACCATGGCGGACAACTCGATCGTCTTCGCCCTGGCCAATCCCGATCCCGAGGTCGACCCGGCCGAGGCCAGCCAGCATGCCGCCGTGGTGGCGACCGGCAGGTCGGACTTTCCCAACCAGATCAACAATGTGCTGGCCTTCCCCGGTGTGTTCCGCGGGTTACTGGATGCGCAGTCCGCCGAGGTCACCACGCCGATGCTGGTGGCTGCGGCGCATGCCTTGGCCGGTGTGGTGACCGACGAGGAACTGAATGCCGCCTACATCACGCCGAGCGTGTTCCACTCCGATGTCCACACCGCTGTCGCCGCCGCTGTCCGTACGGCCGCCGGCGGTCCGGCCGAGCTGCCGAAGGACACCGAGGTCGAGTAG